A genomic region of Limimonas halophila contains the following coding sequences:
- a CDS encoding 2-isopropylmalate synthase, with translation MTSDQHSGGDVRAVQAGDDGRVTIFDTTLRDGEQSPGCSMNQEEKLSVARVLDEMGVDVIEAGFPASSVGDFEAVREIARTCRTARVAGLARARPSDIDRAWEAVQHANRPRIHTFLSTSPLHMQYKLRMEPEQVYENAVEAVTHARKLCDNVEFSPEDGTRTDRDFLCRVVEAAVKAGATTINIPDTVGYTVPAEFFELIQDLRNRVPNMDRATISVHCHNDLGLAVANSLAAVRAGARQVECTINGIGERAGNAALEEIVMALQTRRDVLPFHTGVDSHYITRASRLVSGITGFTVQPNKAIVGKNAFAHESGIHQDGMLKNAQTYEIMTPESVGLTRSTLVMGKHSGKHAFKSKLQELGFELDDKELNDAFKRFKDLADHKKEVFDEDLIALVDDAVLRHNDRIRFVSLGIHCGSDQPQTAELTLEVDGERTSTSVTGNGPVDATFNAVQAIWPHDAALELYQVHAVTEGTDAQAEVTVRLNEGGMTVNGQGADYDTLVASARAYVNALNKLLVKREKAATPEQQAAAASSVA, from the coding sequence ATGACGAGCGATCAGCACAGCGGCGGTGACGTCCGGGCCGTTCAGGCCGGCGACGACGGCCGTGTGACGATTTTCGACACGACGCTGCGCGACGGCGAGCAGTCGCCCGGCTGCTCGATGAACCAGGAAGAAAAGCTGTCGGTGGCGCGCGTTCTCGACGAGATGGGCGTGGACGTCATCGAGGCCGGCTTCCCGGCGTCCTCCGTGGGCGACTTCGAGGCCGTGCGCGAGATCGCGCGCACTTGCCGGACCGCCCGCGTCGCCGGGCTGGCCCGCGCGCGCCCGAGCGACATCGACCGCGCCTGGGAGGCCGTGCAGCACGCCAACCGCCCGCGCATCCACACCTTCCTGAGCACCTCGCCGCTCCACATGCAGTACAAGCTGCGCATGGAGCCCGAGCAGGTCTACGAGAACGCCGTCGAGGCGGTCACTCACGCGCGCAAGCTCTGCGACAACGTCGAGTTCTCCCCCGAGGACGGCACGCGCACCGACCGCGACTTCCTGTGCCGCGTGGTGGAAGCCGCGGTAAAGGCGGGCGCGACCACGATCAACATTCCCGACACCGTCGGCTACACCGTCCCGGCCGAGTTCTTTGAGTTGATCCAGGATCTGCGCAACCGCGTGCCCAACATGGATCGGGCCACGATCTCGGTGCACTGCCACAACGACCTGGGGCTGGCGGTCGCCAACTCCCTGGCGGCGGTGCGCGCGGGCGCCCGGCAGGTCGAGTGCACGATCAACGGCATCGGCGAGCGCGCGGGCAACGCGGCGCTGGAAGAGATCGTGATGGCGCTGCAGACGCGCCGGGACGTGCTGCCCTTCCACACCGGCGTGGACAGCCACTACATCACGCGCGCCTCGCGCCTCGTCTCCGGCATCACCGGCTTCACCGTCCAGCCCAACAAGGCGATCGTGGGCAAGAACGCCTTCGCGCACGAATCGGGCATCCACCAGGACGGGATGCTGAAGAACGCCCAGACCTACGAGATCATGACGCCGGAGTCCGTTGGCCTGACGCGCTCCACGCTGGTCATGGGCAAGCACTCCGGCAAGCACGCCTTCAAGTCCAAGCTGCAGGAGCTGGGCTTCGAGCTGGACGACAAGGAGCTGAACGACGCCTTCAAGCGCTTCAAGGACCTCGCCGACCACAAGAAGGAGGTCTTCGACGAGGACCTGATCGCGCTGGTGGACGACGCGGTGCTGCGCCACAACGACCGCATCCGCTTCGTCTCGCTGGGCATCCACTGCGGCAGCGATCAGCCGCAGACGGCGGAGTTGACGCTGGAGGTCGACGGCGAGCGCACAAGCACGAGCGTTACCGGCAACGGCCCGGTGGACGCGACCTTCAACGCCGTCCAGGCGATCTGGCCGCACGACGCGGCGCTGGAACTCTACCAGGTCCACGCCGTCACCGAGGGCACGGACGCCCAGGCCGAGGTCACCGTCCGCCTGAACGAGGGCGGCATGACCGTCAACGGCCAGGGCGCGGACTACGACACCCTGGTCGCCTCGGCCCGCGCCTACGTCAACGCGCTCAACAAGCTGCTGGTGAAGCGCGAAAAGGCCGCCACGCCGGAGCAGCAGGCCGCGGCCGCGTCCTCCGTGGCGTGA
- a CDS encoding rod shape-determining protein, which translates to MFSRLLGMLSADMAIDLGTANTLVYVQGRGIVLNEPSVVAIAERKGRKQVLAVGDEAKMMLGRTPGNIQAIRPLRDGVIADFEIAEEMIKHFIRKVHNRRSFASPQCIVCVPSGSTAVERRAIQESAEAAGARRVFLIEEPMAAAIGAGLPVTEPAGSMIVDVGGGTTEVAVLSLGGIVYSRSVRVGGDKMDEAIIAFIRRHHNLLVGEGSAEHIKKQIGSACPPENGEEGRTLEIKGRDLMNGVPKELVISERQIAESLAEPVGAIVEAVKVALEHSAPELAADIVDKGIVLTGGGALLGNLDHVLRASTGLPVMIADEALSCVAMGTGRCLEEMKTLKNVLISMY; encoded by the coding sequence ATGTTCTCCCGCCTTCTGGGCATGCTTTCCGCCGACATGGCCATCGACCTGGGCACGGCGAACACCCTGGTCTACGTCCAGGGGCGCGGCATCGTGCTCAACGAGCCGTCCGTCGTCGCCATCGCCGAGCGCAAGGGGCGCAAGCAGGTGCTGGCGGTCGGCGACGAGGCGAAGATGATGCTCGGGCGCACGCCCGGCAACATCCAGGCGATCCGCCCGTTGCGCGACGGCGTCATCGCGGACTTCGAGATCGCCGAGGAGATGATCAAGCACTTCATCCGCAAGGTGCATAACCGGCGCAGCTTCGCCTCGCCGCAGTGCATCGTGTGCGTGCCCTCGGGGTCCACGGCCGTCGAGCGCCGCGCCATTCAGGAGTCGGCGGAGGCCGCCGGCGCGCGCCGCGTCTTCCTGATCGAGGAGCCCATGGCCGCCGCCATCGGCGCCGGGCTGCCCGTGACCGAGCCGGCGGGCTCGATGATCGTCGACGTGGGCGGCGGCACCACCGAGGTCGCGGTGCTCTCGCTCGGCGGGATCGTCTATTCGCGCTCGGTGCGCGTGGGCGGCGACAAGATGGACGAGGCGATCATCGCCTTCATCCGCCGCCACCACAACCTGCTGGTCGGTGAGGGCTCGGCCGAGCACATCAAGAAGCAGATCGGCTCCGCGTGCCCGCCGGAGAACGGCGAGGAGGGGCGCACGCTGGAGATCAAGGGCCGCGACCTGATGAACGGCGTGCCCAAGGAGCTGGTGATCTCGGAGCGTCAGATCGCGGAGTCGCTCGCCGAACCCGTGGGCGCGATCGTCGAAGCCGTGAAGGTGGCCCTGGAACACTCCGCTCCCGAGCTGGCGGCGGACATCGTGGACAAGGGCATCGTCCTCACCGGCGGCGGGGCGCTTTTGGGCAACCTCGACCATGTGCTGCGCGCCTCCACGGGGCTGCCGGTCATGATCGCCGACGAGGCGCTGTCCTGCGTGGCGATGGGCACGGGGCGCTGCCTGGAAGAGATGAAGACGCTGAAAAACGTCCTGATCTCGATGTATTAA
- the mreC gene encoding rod shape-determining protein MreC: protein MRGPLVRLATPLKAWTQRFAFVLLVGAAFALTLMGRSDTPVVSELRTAVTDLVAPFLDVASRPVATTADVIHSVESLAELRAENAALRRENERLQHWRAVAHELRADNAALQRMLKVPNAPDTQYVTARVIGDSGGAFVRSVLVNAGQQHGVTVGQAALAPDGLAGRVVEVGRNSARVLLITDINSRIPVVIQRTRVRAVLAGDNTERPKLTYLADQAEVAPGQRVVTSGDGGVFPPGVPVGKVVETPESGVRVQPFVDWHRMEYLRVADHAQADALMTDAAPSAEAAVAQGTPR from the coding sequence GTGAGGGGTCCCCTGGTCCGATTGGCAACGCCGCTGAAGGCGTGGACCCAACGGTTCGCGTTCGTGCTGCTGGTGGGCGCCGCCTTCGCCCTCACCCTCATGGGCCGCTCGGACACCCCGGTCGTCAGTGAGTTGCGCACCGCCGTCACCGACCTTGTGGCGCCGTTTCTGGACGTCGCCTCGCGTCCCGTCGCCACCACCGCCGACGTCATCCACAGCGTGGAGAGCCTGGCGGAACTGCGGGCGGAAAACGCCGCCCTGCGCCGCGAAAACGAGCGGCTGCAACACTGGAGGGCCGTCGCGCACGAGCTGCGCGCCGACAACGCGGCGCTTCAGCGCATGCTCAAGGTGCCGAACGCGCCGGACACGCAGTACGTCACCGCCCGCGTGATCGGCGACAGCGGCGGCGCTTTCGTGCGCTCCGTTCTGGTGAACGCCGGGCAGCAGCACGGCGTGACCGTGGGGCAGGCGGCCCTGGCACCGGACGGGCTCGCCGGCCGCGTCGTGGAGGTCGGCCGCAACAGCGCGCGCGTGCTGCTCATCACCGACATCAACTCGCGCATTCCAGTGGTCATCCAGCGCACGCGCGTGCGCGCCGTCCTGGCCGGCGACAACACGGAGCGCCCCAAGCTCACCTACCTCGCGGACCAGGCGGAGGTGGCCCCCGGCCAGCGCGTGGTCACGTCGGGTGATGGTGGCGTCTTCCCGCCGGGCGTGCCCGTGGGGAAGGTTGTCGAGACGCCGGAATCGGGCGTGCGCGTTCAGCCCTTCGTGGACTGGCATCGCATGGAATACCTGCGCGTGGCGGACCACGCCCAGGCGGATGCGCTGATGACGGATGCGGCCCCCTCGGCGGAAGCGGCGGTGGCGCAAGGGACTCCGCGGTGA
- the mreD gene encoding rod shape-determining protein MreD, with the protein MKLTVWQNLDLVARQIAPVLLTLVTVILARMPMHVPHLGPVMPWLTLVAVFYWAAHRPDLMPGPAVFAVGLFYDLLAGAPLGVGIIVLLLVHAAIAGQRRFFVSRSFSVLWAVFAIVALVAMALHWGLTMVATGVLLSPEPMVFQTLTTIAMYPLLTWVFAHVQRAVLR; encoded by the coding sequence GTGAAGCTGACGGTCTGGCAGAACCTGGATCTCGTCGCGCGCCAGATCGCCCCGGTGTTGCTGACCCTGGTGACGGTGATCCTGGCGCGCATGCCCATGCACGTCCCCCACCTGGGGCCGGTGATGCCCTGGCTGACCCTGGTGGCGGTGTTCTACTGGGCAGCGCACCGGCCGGACCTCATGCCCGGGCCGGCCGTGTTCGCCGTCGGGCTGTTCTACGACCTGCTGGCGGGGGCGCCGCTCGGGGTGGGAATCATCGTGCTGCTGCTGGTGCACGCCGCCATCGCGGGCCAGCGGCGGTTCTTCGTCTCGCGGAGTTTTTCGGTGCTGTGGGCCGTGTTCGCCATCGTGGCGCTGGTGGCGATGGCCCTGCACTGGGGCCTGACCATGGTGGCGACTGGGGTGCTGCTGTCGCCCGAACCCATGGTCTTCCAGACGCTGACCACGATCGCGATGTATCCGCTGCTGACCTGGGTGTTCGCCCACGTGCAGCGCGCGGTCCTGAGGTAG
- the mrdA gene encoding penicillin-binding protein 2 encodes MSLLNEEHGRYKTFSRRALLLGGGQLLLFGGLAARLYELQIVENERYATLAEENRVSLRLLAPPRGRILDRYGTPVAVNEHNYRVMLVAEQAADIERTLDRLSRIVQLSEAEKRRILDDVHAKRPFVPVKVAENLSWETVSRIEVNAPRLPGVNIDVGQTRAYPHGAALSHVLGYVGAVDKKDMRKDDPLLEVPGFFVGKTGLEKQYDTALRGEAGTSQVEVNAVGRTIRELDRDPGKPGHDLVTTLDTELQKRAHARISNARSASTVILDVSTGDVLALASTPSFDNNTFALGISEQRWRELTRNPYDPLANKATTGAYNPGSTFKMVVAAAAMANGVAPDHEVHCPGYYDLGDARFHCWAQWGHGKLDMVGGFKHSCDVYFYDLARRVGIDAIAETARQFGMGAPLGIDLPGEAGGTMPTKDWKNRKLGEPWQLGETLVCGIGQGYVLSTPLQLAVMTARIATGRAVAPRIGRRLVAEQRENQSFAPESFEKMGVREEHLEVLRTGMDAVVNSRGGTAHSARLRELDADMAGKTGTSQVRRISAEERREGVTDNADLPWRKRDHALFVGYAPVKAPRYCAATVVEHGGAGSKAAAPIVHDLLRETLQRDPATRGDLRLSGRGRGRTG; translated from the coding sequence ATGTCGCTGCTCAACGAGGAGCATGGGCGCTACAAGACCTTCTCCCGCCGGGCGCTGCTGCTCGGCGGCGGGCAGCTCCTGCTGTTCGGCGGCCTGGCGGCACGGCTCTATGAGCTGCAGATCGTGGAGAACGAGCGCTACGCCACGCTGGCGGAGGAGAACCGCGTATCCCTGCGCCTGCTGGCGCCGCCGCGCGGGCGCATTCTCGACCGGTACGGCACGCCCGTCGCCGTCAACGAGCACAATTACCGGGTCATGCTGGTGGCCGAGCAGGCCGCCGACATCGAGCGCACGCTCGACCGCTTGAGCCGCATCGTGCAACTCAGCGAGGCCGAGAAGCGGCGCATCCTGGACGACGTCCACGCCAAGCGCCCCTTTGTGCCCGTGAAGGTGGCGGAGAATCTGTCCTGGGAAACCGTCAGCCGGATCGAAGTTAACGCGCCCCGGCTGCCCGGCGTGAACATCGACGTGGGCCAGACGCGCGCCTATCCGCACGGGGCGGCGCTGTCGCACGTCCTCGGCTACGTCGGCGCCGTCGACAAAAAGGACATGCGCAAGGACGATCCGCTGCTGGAGGTGCCGGGCTTCTTCGTCGGCAAAACGGGGCTGGAGAAGCAGTACGACACCGCGCTGCGTGGCGAGGCGGGCACCAGCCAGGTCGAGGTCAACGCCGTCGGCCGCACCATCCGCGAGCTGGACCGCGACCCCGGCAAGCCGGGCCACGACCTCGTCACCACGCTGGATACCGAGCTGCAGAAACGGGCCCACGCCCGCATTTCCAACGCGCGCAGCGCCTCCACGGTCATCCTGGACGTGTCCACTGGCGACGTTCTGGCCCTGGCCTCCACGCCCAGCTTCGACAACAACACCTTCGCGCTCGGCATTTCCGAGCAGCGCTGGCGCGAGCTGACGCGCAACCCCTACGACCCGCTGGCCAACAAGGCGACCACGGGCGCCTACAACCCCGGCTCCACCTTCAAGATGGTCGTGGCCGCCGCGGCCATGGCGAACGGCGTCGCCCCGGACCACGAGGTACACTGCCCCGGCTACTACGACCTGGGCGACGCGCGCTTCCACTGCTGGGCGCAGTGGGGCCACGGCAAGCTCGACATGGTCGGCGGCTTCAAGCACTCCTGCGATGTCTACTTCTACGACCTCGCCCGGCGCGTGGGCATCGATGCCATCGCCGAAACCGCGCGTCAGTTCGGCATGGGAGCCCCGCTGGGAATCGACCTCCCCGGCGAGGCGGGCGGCACGATGCCGACGAAGGACTGGAAGAACCGCAAGCTCGGTGAGCCCTGGCAGCTGGGCGAAACGCTCGTGTGCGGGATCGGGCAGGGCTACGTGCTCTCCACGCCGCTGCAATTGGCCGTGATGACTGCCCGCATCGCCACGGGCCGGGCCGTGGCACCGCGCATCGGGCGCCGGCTCGTTGCCGAGCAGCGCGAGAACCAGTCCTTCGCCCCAGAGTCCTTCGAAAAGATGGGCGTGCGCGAGGAGCATCTGGAGGTGTTGCGCACGGGGATGGACGCCGTCGTGAACAGCCGCGGCGGCACGGCGCACAGCGCCCGGCTGCGCGAGCTCGACGCCGACATGGCCGGCAAGACCGGCACCTCGCAGGTGCGGCGGATCTCGGCCGAGGAGCGCCGCGAGGGCGTGACGGACAACGCGGATCTGCCCTGGCGCAAGCGCGACCACGCCCTCTTCGTCGGTTACGCGCCCGTCAAGGCGCCGCGCTACTGCGCCGCGACCGTGGTGGAGCACGGCGGCGCCGGCTCCAAGGCGGCGGCCCCGATCGTGCACGACCTGCTGCGCGAGACGCTGCAACGCGATCCGGCCACGCGCGGCGACCTCAGGCTGTCCGGGCGCGGACGCGGGCGCACGGGGTAG
- the rodA gene encoding rod shape-determining protein RodA encodes MSFNPFHQNPDYTLTQKLGGVTWGLVLIVCTLAGIGCTMLYSAASGAWEPWAKDQALRFGVGFFGMMAVALIDVRVWFRWAWVIYALAVGLLVATEVGGVTGQGAQRWIDLKVIQLQPSELMKVALVLALARYFHGLSEEEVARPTRLIAPLLAVAVPVGLVMQQPDLGTGLILLMIAGAVFFAAGVRLWKFGVVIGAGIVSIPIAWQFLHAYQKERVLTFLNPQNDPLGDGYHILQSKIALGAGGLFGKGFLEGTQSHLNFLPEKQTDFIFTMLAEEFGMAGGLALLGLYAVVLLYGLAIGMRAHNHFGRLLALGLTVNIFLYVFLNIAMVMGVIPVVGVPLPLISYGGTAMLAMLGTLGLLMSVHVHRDVRIPRRGLEDEQ; translated from the coding sequence ATGAGCTTCAACCCCTTCCACCAGAACCCGGACTACACCCTCACCCAGAAGCTCGGCGGCGTGACCTGGGGACTGGTGCTCATCGTCTGCACGCTCGCCGGCATCGGCTGCACGATGCTGTATTCCGCCGCCAGCGGGGCCTGGGAGCCGTGGGCGAAGGACCAGGCGCTGCGCTTCGGCGTCGGCTTCTTCGGCATGATGGCGGTGGCGCTGATCGACGTGCGCGTCTGGTTCCGCTGGGCGTGGGTGATCTACGCGCTCGCCGTTGGCCTCTTGGTGGCGACCGAGGTGGGCGGCGTGACGGGGCAGGGCGCCCAGCGCTGGATCGACCTCAAGGTGATCCAGCTCCAGCCCTCGGAGCTGATGAAGGTGGCGCTGGTGCTGGCGCTGGCGCGCTACTTCCACGGCCTGTCGGAGGAGGAGGTGGCGCGACCGACGCGCCTGATCGCACCGCTGCTGGCGGTGGCCGTGCCCGTGGGGCTGGTGATGCAGCAGCCGGACCTGGGTACGGGACTGATCCTGCTGATGATCGCCGGAGCGGTCTTCTTCGCTGCCGGGGTGCGCTTGTGGAAGTTCGGCGTGGTGATCGGGGCGGGGATCGTGTCGATCCCCATCGCTTGGCAGTTCCTGCACGCGTATCAGAAGGAGCGCGTGCTCACCTTCCTGAACCCGCAGAACGATCCGCTGGGCGACGGCTACCACATCCTGCAGTCCAAGATCGCGCTGGGCGCGGGCGGGTTGTTCGGCAAGGGATTTCTGGAAGGCACGCAGAGCCACCTCAACTTCCTGCCGGAAAAACAGACCGACTTCATCTTCACGATGCTGGCCGAGGAGTTCGGCATGGCCGGCGGGCTGGCGCTGCTCGGGCTGTACGCCGTCGTGCTGCTCTACGGCCTGGCCATCGGCATGCGCGCGCACAACCACTTCGGCCGACTCCTGGCGCTCGGGCTGACGGTGAACATCTTCCTCTACGTCTTCCTCAACATCGCCATGGTGATGGGGGTGATTCCCGTCGTGGGCGTGCCGCTGCCGCTGATCTCCTACGGCGGCACCGCGATGCTGGCGATGCTCGGCACGCTCGGGTTGCTGATGTCGGTCCATGTGCACCGCGACGTTCGCATTCCCCGGCGCGGGCTGGAGGACGAGCAGTAG
- a CDS encoding RT0821/Lpp0805 family surface protein, with the protein MNKQIRTAAVCVLLGSVSLTALAGCESIEQETGVKKETQMGAGAGAAAGGLLAILANANPGWVAASTILGGVAGGVLSEYLSEEDAKKHAANQFQSLQNLEEGETNTWTNDETGNSGKTTVTKVFTMADGTECKNFVEEIDTGERTFKETGTACKKPGGQWKVRTG; encoded by the coding sequence ATGAACAAGCAGATCAGGACCGCGGCCGTGTGCGTGCTGCTCGGGTCGGTTTCGCTGACCGCCCTTGCCGGGTGCGAGTCCATCGAACAGGAAACCGGCGTCAAAAAGGAAACGCAGATGGGCGCCGGCGCGGGGGCGGCTGCCGGCGGCCTCCTCGCCATCCTCGCCAATGCCAATCCGGGGTGGGTCGCCGCCAGCACGATTCTCGGCGGTGTCGCCGGCGGCGTGCTGAGCGAATACCTCAGCGAGGAGGACGCAAAAAAGCATGCCGCCAACCAGTTTCAGTCCCTTCAAAACCTGGAGGAAGGCGAAACGAACACCTGGACGAACGACGAAACCGGCAACAGCGGGAAGACGACGGTGACGAAGGTCTTCACGATGGCCGACGGCACCGAATGCAAGAACTTCGTCGAGGAGATCGACACCGGCGAACGGACGTTCAAGGAGACGGGAACGGCCTGCAAGAAGCCGGGCGGCCAGTGGAAGGTGCGCACGGGCTGA
- a CDS encoding entericidin A/B family lipoprotein produces MLRKVVMAVALFGALAGGVSACNTAEGVGKDMQSAGEAVEEEAE; encoded by the coding sequence ATGCTGCGGAAGGTCGTGATGGCGGTGGCGCTCTTCGGCGCGCTTGCCGGGGGCGTGAGCGCCTGCAACACCGCCGAAGGCGTGGGCAAGGACATGCAGAGCGCCGGGGAGGCCGTTGAGGAAGAGGCGGAGTAG
- a CDS encoding DUF1328 domain-containing protein — MLGWSLFFLVVAIVAAVFGFGGIAATAAGIAKILFIVFIVLFLASLAVALLRGRRPPAPL; from the coding sequence ATGCTTGGATGGTCCCTGTTCTTCTTGGTGGTCGCGATCGTCGCCGCGGTGTTTGGCTTCGGCGGTATCGCGGCCACGGCTGCGGGGATTGCCAAGATCCTGTTCATCGTCTTCATCGTGCTGTTCCTCGCATCGCTGGCGGTTGCGCTCCTGCGCGGCCGACGGCCGCCCGCCCCCTTATGA
- a CDS encoding DUF421 domain-containing protein, protein MMLEWFAPALWPIVWVAASTAGMYLAVLGLARWSGVRSFAQMSTFDIAVTIAIGSLLATTVAAKNPPLLQGLAAVATLYTIQLIVSRLRVRWDRVERTVDNAPILLMGSGGELKHANMRVARITEDDLRCHLRKANVVDPAQVQAVVMEGTGTIHVLHHHGAALPWASWILHNVRDYSATPPAS, encoded by the coding sequence ATGATGCTCGAGTGGTTTGCCCCGGCGCTTTGGCCCATCGTCTGGGTCGCAGCGTCGACGGCCGGAATGTACCTGGCCGTCCTGGGCCTCGCTCGCTGGTCCGGCGTGCGCAGCTTCGCCCAGATGTCGACCTTCGACATCGCGGTCACGATCGCGATCGGGTCGCTGCTCGCCACCACGGTGGCGGCGAAGAACCCGCCGCTGCTCCAGGGACTCGCTGCCGTGGCGACGCTGTACACGATCCAGTTGATCGTTTCGCGCCTGCGCGTGCGCTGGGACCGCGTGGAGCGGACCGTGGACAACGCGCCCATCCTGCTGATGGGAAGCGGGGGCGAGCTGAAGCACGCGAACATGCGCGTGGCGCGGATCACCGAGGACGATCTGCGCTGCCACCTGCGCAAGGCGAACGTGGTCGATCCCGCCCAGGTGCAGGCCGTGGTCATGGAAGGGACCGGAACCATCCACGTGCTGCACCACCACGGCGCAGCCCTGCCGTGGGCGTCCTGGATCCTGCACAACGTGCGGGATTATTCCGCGACCCCGCCGGCGTCGTGA
- a CDS encoding lipid A deacylase LpxR family protein, whose product MTAKRPTPRDALAGLTLALLHAATPAIGANPASAAQDERGTWSFIWENDVFSGTDRNYTNGNRLSYVSPAEPWDAGLHGAVGRALFDADRHDRVRYGLAVGQDMFTPENIEAERPLPDQHPYAGWLYGEYSVYVQEPDRLHIAALQIGMVGPAAGAEFTQDNFHDLINSPEANGWDNQLKNEPAFALLLERQTRALVETGFNGLELDLTPHIGGSLGTLRTQAKAGLTLRFGTDLRRDFGPPRVRPAIGGTGFFEGRNGLSWYAFAGLEGRMVARNIFLDGNTFRDSPSVDKEPLVMDAQAGLVTTLGRARIAYTAVIRSPQFERQDPPHVFGSVSLSFKF is encoded by the coding sequence ATGACGGCGAAACGCCCCACCCCGCGCGACGCGCTCGCGGGCCTGACGCTCGCGCTGCTTCACGCCGCCACGCCCGCGATCGGCGCGAACCCGGCGAGCGCGGCGCAGGACGAACGCGGCACCTGGTCGTTCATCTGGGAAAACGACGTCTTTTCCGGCACGGACCGGAACTACACCAACGGCAACCGGCTGTCCTACGTCTCGCCCGCCGAACCCTGGGACGCCGGGCTCCACGGCGCCGTCGGACGCGCGCTTTTCGACGCGGACCGCCACGACCGCGTGCGCTACGGGCTGGCGGTCGGCCAGGACATGTTCACGCCGGAAAACATCGAGGCCGAGCGGCCCCTGCCCGATCAGCACCCCTACGCGGGCTGGCTTTACGGCGAATACAGCGTCTACGTCCAGGAACCCGACCGCCTGCACATCGCCGCGCTCCAGATCGGCATGGTGGGCCCGGCGGCGGGCGCCGAGTTCACGCAGGACAACTTTCACGATCTGATCAACAGCCCGGAAGCCAACGGCTGGGACAATCAGCTCAAGAACGAGCCCGCCTTCGCCCTGTTGCTGGAACGCCAGACCCGCGCGCTGGTCGAAACGGGGTTCAACGGCCTCGAACTCGACCTGACCCCGCACATCGGCGGCTCGCTCGGCACCTTGCGCACCCAGGCCAAGGCCGGCCTGACCTTGCGCTTCGGCACCGACCTGCGCCGCGACTTCGGGCCGCCGCGCGTGCGGCCGGCCATCGGCGGCACCGGCTTTTTCGAGGGCCGCAACGGCCTGAGCTGGTACGCCTTCGCCGGGCTGGAGGGCCGCATGGTCGCCCGTAACATCTTCTTGGACGGCAACACCTTCCGCGACAGCCCCAGCGTGGACAAGGAACCATTGGTCATGGACGCGCAGGCCGGCCTGGTGACCACCCTGGGCCGGGCGCGCATCGCCTACACCGCCGTCATCCGCTCGCCCCAGTTCGAGCGCCAGGACCCGCCGCACGTCTTCGGCTCCGTCAGCCTGTCGTTCAAGTTCTGA